The following proteins come from a genomic window of Panicum hallii strain FIL2 chromosome 8, PHallii_v3.1, whole genome shotgun sequence:
- the LOC112902637 gene encoding putative disease resistance protein RGA1 isoform X9, whose protein sequence is MDSEDEIPFQILREITDGFSKERKLGQGAFGVVYKGVTKNGDDVAVKRLLINSSLDFKHQLKNELYNLRKLNHPNIVHVLGYCFETEQKPFIMEDGSKVFVDETQGALCLEYMHNGSLQRLLSDEFSGLEWHTRFKIIKGTCEGLKYIHELEEPIYHLDLKPDNILLDKDMVPKIADFGLSRIIHNKEPTRITQNPYGTQGYQPREYIDSGEISGKFDIFSLGVIMIRVVSGPKGYPKCLDMCLDEFVDQVQRNWRNRLQATYSSGSLVEAYCHQVKTCIQLAWLCVEEDSKKRPNIGKITEKLNEIETAIGEFVHKPTEILQLPQKGCIKNVSGMTMHYNKNIDMRNKSTDVKGQHQNINLIGPSCSEPEFVDARQTSSDVVEELIVGRAEEKRKIIGSLLAGMSEKIIILPIYGIGGIGKTTLARLIYNDPNFKCYTHVWVDVSRRFDLNKICESTISQISGKESRANERKIVHSCLTKLLSGKKILIVLDDLWEDDQFHLQELKDMLYHADSNIIILVTTRSERVAGRICTNLQPYKILPLTNDMCWDIIKQRSAFEARDDKKQLTNIGREIAQKCGGVALAAQSLGFTLRSMNFNQWMNVKDNDIWNEPVSTDASLPNHVLASLKLSYSQMDLSLKKCFSYCAIFPKGHKIVKYDVIYQWISLDFIKPTKILSNLQLCEKYIARLLGLSFFQHSASPTS, encoded by the exons ATGGATTCAGAGGATGAGATACCATTTCAAATCTTGCGAGAAATCACGGATGGTTTCTCCAAGGAGAGGAAACTTGGTCAAGGAGCATTTGGAGTTGTTTACAAG GGAGTGACTAAAAACGGAGATGATGTTGCTGTGAAGAGGCTTCTGATCAATTCCAGTCTAGACTTTAAGCATCAGTTAAAAAATGAGCTCTATAACCTCAGGAAACTTAATCATCCGAACATTGTACACGTTCTGGGCTATTGTTTTGAAACAGAGCAAAAACCATTTATCATGGAAGATGGAAGTAAGGTGTTTGTTGATGAGACACAAGGAGCGCTATGCTTGGAATATATGCACAATGGCAGCCTTCAACGACTTCTTTCTG ATGAGTTTTCTGGACTTGAATGGCACACACGGTTCAAAATAATCAAGGGGACTTGTGAGGGTCTAAAGTATATTCATGAGCTGGAAGAACCTATTTACCACTTGGACCTAAAACCTGACAACATATTGCTAGATAAGGACATGGTGCCAAAGATTGCAGATTTTGGTTTGTCCAGGATCATTCATAATAAAGAACCAACGCGAATCACACAAAATCCGTATGGAACACA AGGGTATCAGCCACGAGAATACATCGACAGTGGTGAAATATCAGGAAAATTTGACATATTTAGCTTGGGTGTCATAATGATAAGGGTTGTGTCAGGACCCAAGGGCTACCCCAAATGTCTAGATATGTGTTTGGACGAGTTTGTTGATCAA GTCCAAAGGAACTGGAGGAACAGGTTGCAGGCGACATACAGTAGTGGTTCCTTGGTTGAAGCATATTGCCACCAAGTAAAGACATGCATTCAATTAGCATGGTTATGTGTGGAGGAAGACAGCAAAAAAAGGCCCAACATAGGGAAGATCACTGAGAAGCTGAATGAGATTGAAACTGCCATTGGCGAG TTTGTTCACAAACCAACTGAAATATTGCAGCTTCCCCAGAAAGGATGTATAAAAAATGTTTCTGGAATGACAATGCATTATAACAAGAATATAGATATGAGAAACAAATCAACGGATGTCAAAGGTCAACACCAGAATATTAATTTGATAGGCCCTAGTTGCAGTGAGCCGGAATTTGTTGATGCACGACAAACATCGTCAGATGTAGTAGAAGAACTCATTGTTGGGAGGGCCgaggagaaaaggaaaataatTGGTTCTTTACTTGCGGGTATGTCAGAAAAGATCATCATCCTTCCTATATATGGTATTGGAGGCATTGGCAAGACAACTTTGGCAAGGTTGATTTACAATGATCCAAATTTCAAATGTTATACTCATGTATGGGTTGATGTGTCCCGGAGATTTGACTTGAATAAAATTTGTGAGTCTACAATTTCACAAATATCTGGAAAAGAAAGCCGGGCTAATGAAAGAAAGATAGTACATAGTTGCCTCACGAAACTACTTTCTGGTAAGAAGATTCTGATTGTTTTAGATGACCTGTGGGAGGATGATCAATTCCACCTGCAGGAGTTGAAGGATATGCTATATCATGCTGATAGCAACATAATTATTTTAGTAACAACACGCAGTGAACGTGTTGCCGGAAGAATCTGTACTAACCTTCAACCATACAAGATATTACCCTTGACAAATGACATGTGCTGGGATATAATAAAACAAAGAAGTGCTTTTGAAGCTAGAGACGACAAAAAACAGTTGACGAATATTGGAAGGGAGATCGCCCAGAAGTGTGGTGGTGTGGCTTTAGCAGCTCAATCTCTAGGCTTTACTTTGAGGTCCATGAATTTTAATCAATGGATGAACGTGAAAGACAATGATATCTGGAATGAACCTGTTTCAACCGATGCATCTTTGCCAAATCATGTTCTTGCATCTTTGAAGTTAAGTTATAGTCAAATGGATTTAAGCTTGAAGAAATGCTTTAGCTACTGTGCAATCTTTCCAAAAGGCCACAAGATAGTTAAATATGATGTAATTTATCAATGGATTTCTTTGGATTTCATCAAGCCAACCAAAATACTCTCCAATTTGCAGCTTTGCGAGAAGTATATTGCGCGGCTCCTGGGACTATCTTTCTTTCAACATTCAGCGTCACCCACG TCATGA
- the LOC112902637 gene encoding cysteine-rich receptor-like protein kinase 5 isoform X17, translating into MDSEDEIPFQILREITDGFSKERKLGQGAFGVVYKGVTKNGDDVAVKRLLINSSLDFKHQLKNELYNLRKLNHPNIVHVLGYCFETEQKPFIMEDGSKVFVDETQGALCLEYMHNGSLQRLLSDEFSGLEWHTRFKIIKGTCEGLKYIHELEEPIYHLDLKPDNILLDKDMVPKIADFGLSRIIHNKEPTRITQNPYGTQGYQPREYIDSGEISGKFDIFSLGVIMIRVVSGPKGYPKCLDMCLDEFVDQVQRNWRNRLQATYSSGSLVEAYCHQVKTCIQLAWLCVEEDSKKRPNIGKITEKLNEIETAIGELCEKYIARLLGLSFFQHSASPTS; encoded by the exons ATGGATTCAGAGGATGAGATACCATTTCAAATCTTGCGAGAAATCACGGATGGTTTCTCCAAGGAGAGGAAACTTGGTCAAGGAGCATTTGGAGTTGTTTACAAG GGAGTGACTAAAAACGGAGATGATGTTGCTGTGAAGAGGCTTCTGATCAATTCCAGTCTAGACTTTAAGCATCAGTTAAAAAATGAGCTCTATAACCTCAGGAAACTTAATCATCCGAACATTGTACACGTTCTGGGCTATTGTTTTGAAACAGAGCAAAAACCATTTATCATGGAAGATGGAAGTAAGGTGTTTGTTGATGAGACACAAGGAGCGCTATGCTTGGAATATATGCACAATGGCAGCCTTCAACGACTTCTTTCTG ATGAGTTTTCTGGACTTGAATGGCACACACGGTTCAAAATAATCAAGGGGACTTGTGAGGGTCTAAAGTATATTCATGAGCTGGAAGAACCTATTTACCACTTGGACCTAAAACCTGACAACATATTGCTAGATAAGGACATGGTGCCAAAGATTGCAGATTTTGGTTTGTCCAGGATCATTCATAATAAAGAACCAACGCGAATCACACAAAATCCGTATGGAACACA AGGGTATCAGCCACGAGAATACATCGACAGTGGTGAAATATCAGGAAAATTTGACATATTTAGCTTGGGTGTCATAATGATAAGGGTTGTGTCAGGACCCAAGGGCTACCCCAAATGTCTAGATATGTGTTTGGACGAGTTTGTTGATCAA GTCCAAAGGAACTGGAGGAACAGGTTGCAGGCGACATACAGTAGTGGTTCCTTGGTTGAAGCATATTGCCACCAAGTAAAGACATGCATTCAATTAGCATGGTTATGTGTGGAGGAAGACAGCAAAAAAAGGCCCAACATAGGGAAGATCACTGAGAAGCTGAATGAGATTGAAACTGCCATTGGCGAG CTTTGCGAGAAGTATATTGCGCGGCTCCTGGGACTATCTTTCTTTCAACATTCAGCGTCACCCACG TCATGA
- the LOC112902637 gene encoding serine/threonine-protein kinase-like protein CR4 isoform X11, producing MDSEDEIPFQILREITDGFSKERKLGQGAFGVVYKGVTKNGDDVAVKRLLINSSLDFKHQLKNELYNLRKLNHPNIVHVLGYCFETEQKPFIMEDGSKVFVDETQGALCLEYMHNGSLQRLLSDEFSGLEWHTRFKIIKGTCEGLKYIHELEEPIYHLDLKPDNILLDKDMVPKIADFGLSRIIHNKEPTRITQNPYGTQGYQPREYIDSGEISGKFDIFSLGVIMIRVVSGPKGYPKCLDMCLDEFVDQVQRNWRNRLQATYSSGSLVEAYCHQVKTCIQLAWLCVEEDSKKRPNIGKITEKLNEIETAIGEFVHKPTEILQLPQKGCIKNVSGMTMHYNKNIDMRNKSTDVKGQHQNINLIGPSCSEPEFVDARQTSSDVVEELIVGRAEEKRKIIGSLLAGMSEKIIILPIYGIGGIGKTTLARLIYNDPNFKCYTHVWVDVSRRFDLNKICESTISQISGKESRANERKIVHSCLTKLLSGKKILIVLDDLWEDDQFHLQELKDMLYHADSNIIILVTTRSERVAGRICTNLQPYKILPLTNDMCWDIIKQRSAFEARDDKKQLTNIGREIAQKCGGVALAAQSLGFTLRSMNFNQWMNVKDNDIWNEPVSTDASLPNHVLASLNFARSILRGSWDYLSFNIQRHPRLLFFRKSKWWSRP from the exons ATGGATTCAGAGGATGAGATACCATTTCAAATCTTGCGAGAAATCACGGATGGTTTCTCCAAGGAGAGGAAACTTGGTCAAGGAGCATTTGGAGTTGTTTACAAG GGAGTGACTAAAAACGGAGATGATGTTGCTGTGAAGAGGCTTCTGATCAATTCCAGTCTAGACTTTAAGCATCAGTTAAAAAATGAGCTCTATAACCTCAGGAAACTTAATCATCCGAACATTGTACACGTTCTGGGCTATTGTTTTGAAACAGAGCAAAAACCATTTATCATGGAAGATGGAAGTAAGGTGTTTGTTGATGAGACACAAGGAGCGCTATGCTTGGAATATATGCACAATGGCAGCCTTCAACGACTTCTTTCTG ATGAGTTTTCTGGACTTGAATGGCACACACGGTTCAAAATAATCAAGGGGACTTGTGAGGGTCTAAAGTATATTCATGAGCTGGAAGAACCTATTTACCACTTGGACCTAAAACCTGACAACATATTGCTAGATAAGGACATGGTGCCAAAGATTGCAGATTTTGGTTTGTCCAGGATCATTCATAATAAAGAACCAACGCGAATCACACAAAATCCGTATGGAACACA AGGGTATCAGCCACGAGAATACATCGACAGTGGTGAAATATCAGGAAAATTTGACATATTTAGCTTGGGTGTCATAATGATAAGGGTTGTGTCAGGACCCAAGGGCTACCCCAAATGTCTAGATATGTGTTTGGACGAGTTTGTTGATCAA GTCCAAAGGAACTGGAGGAACAGGTTGCAGGCGACATACAGTAGTGGTTCCTTGGTTGAAGCATATTGCCACCAAGTAAAGACATGCATTCAATTAGCATGGTTATGTGTGGAGGAAGACAGCAAAAAAAGGCCCAACATAGGGAAGATCACTGAGAAGCTGAATGAGATTGAAACTGCCATTGGCGAG TTTGTTCACAAACCAACTGAAATATTGCAGCTTCCCCAGAAAGGATGTATAAAAAATGTTTCTGGAATGACAATGCATTATAACAAGAATATAGATATGAGAAACAAATCAACGGATGTCAAAGGTCAACACCAGAATATTAATTTGATAGGCCCTAGTTGCAGTGAGCCGGAATTTGTTGATGCACGACAAACATCGTCAGATGTAGTAGAAGAACTCATTGTTGGGAGGGCCgaggagaaaaggaaaataatTGGTTCTTTACTTGCGGGTATGTCAGAAAAGATCATCATCCTTCCTATATATGGTATTGGAGGCATTGGCAAGACAACTTTGGCAAGGTTGATTTACAATGATCCAAATTTCAAATGTTATACTCATGTATGGGTTGATGTGTCCCGGAGATTTGACTTGAATAAAATTTGTGAGTCTACAATTTCACAAATATCTGGAAAAGAAAGCCGGGCTAATGAAAGAAAGATAGTACATAGTTGCCTCACGAAACTACTTTCTGGTAAGAAGATTCTGATTGTTTTAGATGACCTGTGGGAGGATGATCAATTCCACCTGCAGGAGTTGAAGGATATGCTATATCATGCTGATAGCAACATAATTATTTTAGTAACAACACGCAGTGAACGTGTTGCCGGAAGAATCTGTACTAACCTTCAACCATACAAGATATTACCCTTGACAAATGACATGTGCTGGGATATAATAAAACAAAGAAGTGCTTTTGAAGCTAGAGACGACAAAAAACAGTTGACGAATATTGGAAGGGAGATCGCCCAGAAGTGTGGTGGTGTGGCTTTAGCAGCTCAATCTCTAGGCTTTACTTTGAGGTCCATGAATTTTAATCAATGGATGAACGTGAAAGACAATGATATCTGGAATGAACCTGTTTCAACCGATGCATCTTTGCCAAATCATGTTCTTGCATCTTTGAA CTTTGCGAGAAGTATATTGCGCGGCTCCTGGGACTATCTTTCTTTCAACATTCAGCGTCACCCACG ACTTTTGTTTTTTAGAAAAAGCAAGTGGTGGTCAAGACCCTAA
- the LOC112902637 gene encoding serine/threonine-protein kinase-like protein CR4 isoform X13 — protein sequence MDSEDEIPFQILREITDGFSKERKLGQGAFGVVYKGVTKNGDDVAVKRLLINSSLDFKHQLKNELYNLRKLNHPNIVHVLGYCFETEQKPFIMEDGSKVFVDETQGALCLEYMHNGSLQRLLSDEFSGLEWHTRFKIIKGTCEGLKYIHELEEPIYHLDLKPDNILLDKDMVPKIADFGLSRIIHNKEPTRITQNPYGTQGYQPREYIDSGEISGKFDIFSLGVIMIRVVSGPKGYPKCLDMCLDEFVDQVQRNWRNRLQATYSSGSLVEAYCHQVKTCIQLAWLCVEEDSKKRPNIGKITEKLNEIETAIGEFVHKPTEILQLPQKGCIKNVSGMTMHYNKNIDMRNKSTDVKGQHQNINLIGPSCSEPEFVDARQTSSDVVEELIVGRAEEKRKIIGSLLAGMSEKIIILPIYGIGGIGKTTLARLIYNDPNFKCYTHVWVDVSRRFDLNKICESTISQISGKESRANERKIVHSCLTKLLSGKKILIVLDDLWEDDQFHLQELKDMLYHADSNIIILVTTRSERVAGRICTNLQPYKILPLTNDMCWDIIKQRSAFEARDDKKQLTNIGREIAQKCGGVALAAQSLGFTLRSMNFNQWMNVKDNDIWNEPVSTDASLPNHVLASLNFARSILRGSWDYLSFNIQRHPRKSKWWSRP from the exons ATGGATTCAGAGGATGAGATACCATTTCAAATCTTGCGAGAAATCACGGATGGTTTCTCCAAGGAGAGGAAACTTGGTCAAGGAGCATTTGGAGTTGTTTACAAG GGAGTGACTAAAAACGGAGATGATGTTGCTGTGAAGAGGCTTCTGATCAATTCCAGTCTAGACTTTAAGCATCAGTTAAAAAATGAGCTCTATAACCTCAGGAAACTTAATCATCCGAACATTGTACACGTTCTGGGCTATTGTTTTGAAACAGAGCAAAAACCATTTATCATGGAAGATGGAAGTAAGGTGTTTGTTGATGAGACACAAGGAGCGCTATGCTTGGAATATATGCACAATGGCAGCCTTCAACGACTTCTTTCTG ATGAGTTTTCTGGACTTGAATGGCACACACGGTTCAAAATAATCAAGGGGACTTGTGAGGGTCTAAAGTATATTCATGAGCTGGAAGAACCTATTTACCACTTGGACCTAAAACCTGACAACATATTGCTAGATAAGGACATGGTGCCAAAGATTGCAGATTTTGGTTTGTCCAGGATCATTCATAATAAAGAACCAACGCGAATCACACAAAATCCGTATGGAACACA AGGGTATCAGCCACGAGAATACATCGACAGTGGTGAAATATCAGGAAAATTTGACATATTTAGCTTGGGTGTCATAATGATAAGGGTTGTGTCAGGACCCAAGGGCTACCCCAAATGTCTAGATATGTGTTTGGACGAGTTTGTTGATCAA GTCCAAAGGAACTGGAGGAACAGGTTGCAGGCGACATACAGTAGTGGTTCCTTGGTTGAAGCATATTGCCACCAAGTAAAGACATGCATTCAATTAGCATGGTTATGTGTGGAGGAAGACAGCAAAAAAAGGCCCAACATAGGGAAGATCACTGAGAAGCTGAATGAGATTGAAACTGCCATTGGCGAG TTTGTTCACAAACCAACTGAAATATTGCAGCTTCCCCAGAAAGGATGTATAAAAAATGTTTCTGGAATGACAATGCATTATAACAAGAATATAGATATGAGAAACAAATCAACGGATGTCAAAGGTCAACACCAGAATATTAATTTGATAGGCCCTAGTTGCAGTGAGCCGGAATTTGTTGATGCACGACAAACATCGTCAGATGTAGTAGAAGAACTCATTGTTGGGAGGGCCgaggagaaaaggaaaataatTGGTTCTTTACTTGCGGGTATGTCAGAAAAGATCATCATCCTTCCTATATATGGTATTGGAGGCATTGGCAAGACAACTTTGGCAAGGTTGATTTACAATGATCCAAATTTCAAATGTTATACTCATGTATGGGTTGATGTGTCCCGGAGATTTGACTTGAATAAAATTTGTGAGTCTACAATTTCACAAATATCTGGAAAAGAAAGCCGGGCTAATGAAAGAAAGATAGTACATAGTTGCCTCACGAAACTACTTTCTGGTAAGAAGATTCTGATTGTTTTAGATGACCTGTGGGAGGATGATCAATTCCACCTGCAGGAGTTGAAGGATATGCTATATCATGCTGATAGCAACATAATTATTTTAGTAACAACACGCAGTGAACGTGTTGCCGGAAGAATCTGTACTAACCTTCAACCATACAAGATATTACCCTTGACAAATGACATGTGCTGGGATATAATAAAACAAAGAAGTGCTTTTGAAGCTAGAGACGACAAAAAACAGTTGACGAATATTGGAAGGGAGATCGCCCAGAAGTGTGGTGGTGTGGCTTTAGCAGCTCAATCTCTAGGCTTTACTTTGAGGTCCATGAATTTTAATCAATGGATGAACGTGAAAGACAATGATATCTGGAATGAACCTGTTTCAACCGATGCATCTTTGCCAAATCATGTTCTTGCATCTTTGAA CTTTGCGAGAAGTATATTGCGCGGCTCCTGGGACTATCTTTCTTTCAACATTCAGCGTCACCCACG AAAAAGCAAGTGGTGGTCAAGACCCTAA
- the LOC112902637 gene encoding cysteine-rich receptor-like protein kinase 5 isoform X15 — protein sequence MDSEDEIPFQILREITDGFSKERKLGQGAFGVVYKGVTKNGDDVAVKRLLINSSLDFKHQLKNELYNLRKLNHPNIVHVLGYCFETEQKPFIMEDGSKVFVDETQGALCLEYMHNGSLQRLLSDEFSGLEWHTRFKIIKGTCEGLKYIHELEEPIYHLDLKPDNILLDKDMVPKIADFGLSRIIHNKEPTRITQNPYGTQGYQPREYIDSGEISGKFDIFSLGVIMIRVVSGPKGYPKCLDMCLDEFVDQVQRNWRNRLQATYSSGSLVEAYCHQVKTCIQLAWLCVEEDSKKRPNIGKITEKLNEIETAIGELCEKYIARLLGLSFFQHSASPTKKQVVVKTLRDMVY from the exons ATGGATTCAGAGGATGAGATACCATTTCAAATCTTGCGAGAAATCACGGATGGTTTCTCCAAGGAGAGGAAACTTGGTCAAGGAGCATTTGGAGTTGTTTACAAG GGAGTGACTAAAAACGGAGATGATGTTGCTGTGAAGAGGCTTCTGATCAATTCCAGTCTAGACTTTAAGCATCAGTTAAAAAATGAGCTCTATAACCTCAGGAAACTTAATCATCCGAACATTGTACACGTTCTGGGCTATTGTTTTGAAACAGAGCAAAAACCATTTATCATGGAAGATGGAAGTAAGGTGTTTGTTGATGAGACACAAGGAGCGCTATGCTTGGAATATATGCACAATGGCAGCCTTCAACGACTTCTTTCTG ATGAGTTTTCTGGACTTGAATGGCACACACGGTTCAAAATAATCAAGGGGACTTGTGAGGGTCTAAAGTATATTCATGAGCTGGAAGAACCTATTTACCACTTGGACCTAAAACCTGACAACATATTGCTAGATAAGGACATGGTGCCAAAGATTGCAGATTTTGGTTTGTCCAGGATCATTCATAATAAAGAACCAACGCGAATCACACAAAATCCGTATGGAACACA AGGGTATCAGCCACGAGAATACATCGACAGTGGTGAAATATCAGGAAAATTTGACATATTTAGCTTGGGTGTCATAATGATAAGGGTTGTGTCAGGACCCAAGGGCTACCCCAAATGTCTAGATATGTGTTTGGACGAGTTTGTTGATCAA GTCCAAAGGAACTGGAGGAACAGGTTGCAGGCGACATACAGTAGTGGTTCCTTGGTTGAAGCATATTGCCACCAAGTAAAGACATGCATTCAATTAGCATGGTTATGTGTGGAGGAAGACAGCAAAAAAAGGCCCAACATAGGGAAGATCACTGAGAAGCTGAATGAGATTGAAACTGCCATTGGCGAG CTTTGCGAGAAGTATATTGCGCGGCTCCTGGGACTATCTTTCTTTCAACATTCAGCGTCACCCACG AAAAAGCAAGTGGTGGTCAAGACCCTAAGGGACATGGTTTATTAG
- the LOC112902637 gene encoding putative disease resistance protein RGA1 isoform X8 codes for MDSEDEIPFQILREITDGFSKERKLGQGAFGVVYKGVTKNGDDVAVKRLLINSSLDFKHQLKNELYNLRKLNHPNIVHVLGYCFETEQKPFIMEDGSKVFVDETQGALCLEYMHNGSLQRLLSDEFSGLEWHTRFKIIKGTCEGLKYIHELEEPIYHLDLKPDNILLDKDMVPKIADFGLSRIIHNKEPTRITQNPYGTQGYQPREYIDSGEISGKFDIFSLGVIMIRVVSGPKGYPKCLDMCLDEFVDQVQRNWRNRLQATYSSGSLVEAYCHQVKTCIQLAWLCVEEDSKKRPNIGKITEKLNEIETAIGEFVHKPTEILQLPQKGCIKNVSGMTMHYNKNIDMRNKSTDVKGQHQNINLIGPSCSEPEFVDARQTSSDVVEELIVGRAEEKRKIIGSLLAGMSEKIIILPIYGIGGIGKTTLARLIYNDPNFKCYTHVWVDVSRRFDLNKICESTISQISGKESRANERKIVHSCLTKLLSGKKILIVLDDLWEDDQFHLQELKDMLYHADSNIIILVTTRSERVAGRICTNLQPYKILPLTNDMCWDIIKQRSAFEARDDKKQLTNIGREIAQKCGGVALAAQSLGFTLRSMNFNQWMNVKDNDIWNEPVSTDASLPNHVLASLKLSYSQMDLSLKKCFSYCAIFPKGHKIVKYDVIYQWISLDFIKPTKILSNLQLCEKYIARLLGLSFFQHSASPTTFVF; via the exons ATGGATTCAGAGGATGAGATACCATTTCAAATCTTGCGAGAAATCACGGATGGTTTCTCCAAGGAGAGGAAACTTGGTCAAGGAGCATTTGGAGTTGTTTACAAG GGAGTGACTAAAAACGGAGATGATGTTGCTGTGAAGAGGCTTCTGATCAATTCCAGTCTAGACTTTAAGCATCAGTTAAAAAATGAGCTCTATAACCTCAGGAAACTTAATCATCCGAACATTGTACACGTTCTGGGCTATTGTTTTGAAACAGAGCAAAAACCATTTATCATGGAAGATGGAAGTAAGGTGTTTGTTGATGAGACACAAGGAGCGCTATGCTTGGAATATATGCACAATGGCAGCCTTCAACGACTTCTTTCTG ATGAGTTTTCTGGACTTGAATGGCACACACGGTTCAAAATAATCAAGGGGACTTGTGAGGGTCTAAAGTATATTCATGAGCTGGAAGAACCTATTTACCACTTGGACCTAAAACCTGACAACATATTGCTAGATAAGGACATGGTGCCAAAGATTGCAGATTTTGGTTTGTCCAGGATCATTCATAATAAAGAACCAACGCGAATCACACAAAATCCGTATGGAACACA AGGGTATCAGCCACGAGAATACATCGACAGTGGTGAAATATCAGGAAAATTTGACATATTTAGCTTGGGTGTCATAATGATAAGGGTTGTGTCAGGACCCAAGGGCTACCCCAAATGTCTAGATATGTGTTTGGACGAGTTTGTTGATCAA GTCCAAAGGAACTGGAGGAACAGGTTGCAGGCGACATACAGTAGTGGTTCCTTGGTTGAAGCATATTGCCACCAAGTAAAGACATGCATTCAATTAGCATGGTTATGTGTGGAGGAAGACAGCAAAAAAAGGCCCAACATAGGGAAGATCACTGAGAAGCTGAATGAGATTGAAACTGCCATTGGCGAG TTTGTTCACAAACCAACTGAAATATTGCAGCTTCCCCAGAAAGGATGTATAAAAAATGTTTCTGGAATGACAATGCATTATAACAAGAATATAGATATGAGAAACAAATCAACGGATGTCAAAGGTCAACACCAGAATATTAATTTGATAGGCCCTAGTTGCAGTGAGCCGGAATTTGTTGATGCACGACAAACATCGTCAGATGTAGTAGAAGAACTCATTGTTGGGAGGGCCgaggagaaaaggaaaataatTGGTTCTTTACTTGCGGGTATGTCAGAAAAGATCATCATCCTTCCTATATATGGTATTGGAGGCATTGGCAAGACAACTTTGGCAAGGTTGATTTACAATGATCCAAATTTCAAATGTTATACTCATGTATGGGTTGATGTGTCCCGGAGATTTGACTTGAATAAAATTTGTGAGTCTACAATTTCACAAATATCTGGAAAAGAAAGCCGGGCTAATGAAAGAAAGATAGTACATAGTTGCCTCACGAAACTACTTTCTGGTAAGAAGATTCTGATTGTTTTAGATGACCTGTGGGAGGATGATCAATTCCACCTGCAGGAGTTGAAGGATATGCTATATCATGCTGATAGCAACATAATTATTTTAGTAACAACACGCAGTGAACGTGTTGCCGGAAGAATCTGTACTAACCTTCAACCATACAAGATATTACCCTTGACAAATGACATGTGCTGGGATATAATAAAACAAAGAAGTGCTTTTGAAGCTAGAGACGACAAAAAACAGTTGACGAATATTGGAAGGGAGATCGCCCAGAAGTGTGGTGGTGTGGCTTTAGCAGCTCAATCTCTAGGCTTTACTTTGAGGTCCATGAATTTTAATCAATGGATGAACGTGAAAGACAATGATATCTGGAATGAACCTGTTTCAACCGATGCATCTTTGCCAAATCATGTTCTTGCATCTTTGAAGTTAAGTTATAGTCAAATGGATTTAAGCTTGAAGAAATGCTTTAGCTACTGTGCAATCTTTCCAAAAGGCCACAAGATAGTTAAATATGATGTAATTTATCAATGGATTTCTTTGGATTTCATCAAGCCAACCAAAATACTCTCCAATTTGCAGCTTTGCGAGAAGTATATTGCGCGGCTCCTGGGACTATCTTTCTTTCAACATTCAGCGTCACCCACG ACTTTTGTTTTTTAG